Part of the Raphanus sativus cultivar WK10039 unplaced genomic scaffold, ASM80110v3 Scaffold0275, whole genome shotgun sequence genome is shown below.
TTCAAGTACATGAGACGATGTGGGAGTATCTGTAACTTTTTTACTAAATACGTTGGTTAAACACTTAAACCTGAGAGGTGACTGTAATATAAAGTTATTTTTCTTTGATAGCCGTGTGATCGTGTACTATTACCGCAAACCATGGAATTGGTTTAACCAAATTGGGTTCTACATGAGTTATAATGAGAATATTATAATGTAAATAGATACAATCATACAAATCCGAATTATTGTAACTAACCAGCAAGAGCATATGAACATACATATACAAACTATAGATATTATATTTAGATAAatgaattaaaacaaaaaatgctATGACCGAAATGATGTGTCCTAAAACTAACGTTGGCAAATTAATTGGAATGGAACAACTTTCGTGGAGAAactgaatattaaaatattttcctaattaagagtatcaaatttaaaaacctGCCGGTCGACTACGTCAAAAGCATGCAAGAGTAAAACAACAACATAAACTTAAGGTTCCAAAATCTGCAAGCAACAATGGTTGGTTCATACGACAATAACATTTACCTATATGTCATAAAAATATTATGCAAATGCAAGCCCAAGATCAGTAAAGCATGCTCTGGTATGCTTGGATGGAAACTAATTAAAACGAAAGTTGACCAATAGTGGAGAGACGCATCAAAGAATCGTTTCACAGAGTTGAAGTAAACAAACTACCATGCTATTTGAAACTTTTAGGAATACAAAAACAATGATTATATACCACCCCAACAATATTAAAAAGCATATGCGACACCTActaatatgatatatacatataaaaaatgtttaccTAATTTAAGGAGTAGATGTCAAGTATTATGACCAGATATGTgtcgaaattaaaaaaaaaatgaattcaaagtaaaagaaaaaagtctAGCATAATCCCataatctaaataaatatagattaaatatttgtatagtgttttcagaaaaaaaattttataGTGCAAAAGAACACCACACTATACAACAATCATACAAGGAACACATAAAGATCTGACATGATAATAGATGACTTAACATAAGAcaaacaaactaaaataatCACTCcgctaaaataaaaaatgaacaATGCTCCATTCAAACAATCATAACTATTgtatcctcctatatattaaaagagaagtacaaacgCCACGTGGCACTCATAGAATTCTTCTCACGAGAATTCTAGCGTTTCAATTGGTCgagtttttctaatttttcttttttatttatttttttcatcgacCTTTTAATTGGAAAGTGACATTAATTACCAAACGCACTAATTATTTATTGCGCAAGAATCGTAATCAATGGCGAACATTAATCATAGCTTGcagattaattttaaaaaatgtcaaCTAATCATTAAATCTCGTAATGGCAAattcatttcatattttattaggaaactaattattatcaacataccttatttatattgaaaacttGCGCAAGTTTCGCATCGTATAAAATGCATTTTCGtgattaattttacaaatttattaggtttcctttaatcattagtcatttaatttacataccttATTATACccaattacttgcgcaagtctcgcAAGTAATATTTCTTGCGTCGTTAATACTCTACACCATCAAAGGACTATATATAGAGTACAAAGTGGCCTTGAAGCAACTCAGCCATTCTtctattttgaaacgaaaatggCGATGTTCGCAAAGTCAAAAAATATAGTATCTTTGGTCCGAGAATTAAAACCCCGTAAAGATACGTCCCGTATTGAAGTTAGGATTATTCGGTTGTGGAAGAACTACAACAAAGAATCAGGAAATACTATTGAAATGGTTTTTGCTGATAGAGAAGTAAGTGAAGAACATATAGTTTTATGTTAagattttgtttattgtttaataCTATAATTATTTTGACTGGTATTCAGGGGACAAGAATTCATGCTTCAGTTGGAGAACAACTCATCAAAAAATATGGTGAAAAGCTACATGCGGGAGATGCAATTGTCGTCCAGTTGTTCAAGGTCTTCGATGCAATTGGTGAATATCGTACAACTCCACATCTGTACAAAATTGGTTTCTATCCAACCACTTTTGTTGGAAAAGCTTTAGATTTTCCAAGTGAAATTCCTGAAAAGAATTTTGCCGATTTTACCGATATTCTGGAAGGAAAGATTGATAGCAGCTGCTTAGTTGGTGAGTCATTTTAGCACACAATTAATACTCTGTCATGTTATGTTaattttgttcttatttttttatgtaataaatttagATATAATTGGACAAATCGTCAACTTTGGGTCGCTGGAAAACAAAAGCATTAAAGGCAAAGATAACATGAGGCTTTTGATCGAGCTACGTGACCATAGGTAAGCTGAAATTTCAATTATTATTGGTTATATTTGACAAAGTTAAAAAACTCTACATTTTATCTACGTTTTCGTTTCAGTAATGTCAAGATCATGTGTACTCTGTGGGGTGGTTATGCTAAACAAGTATACGACTACAGTATGAGTAACATGTCCATTATGATAATTTGTATTATCAGGTTCTGTTCCATTAAAGAGTGGAAAGGTAtgtaatttgatttgttaaGGTTTCTAATTATTACTCGCAGACAATATAATATGATGAATGTTCTCCAGGGGTTTACTCCATATCTAGCGGGTTTAATTCCACCCAAATTTTGCTAAACCCAACGTGTTCATTGGTTGATGAGTTTAAATTGTGGTACGTAATAAAAAATGcaagtttatttaaaatatgttattaaattGGACTCTAAAGTAAAATTATGTCTTTTTATCTATGTAGTCTTCCTGATGATTCACTTGCTATAACAAACAAGGATAGTAGCCAATGGAGTGTTGCTAGTGCTACATCTGTTCGTGCCCGGTTTTTTGTTCTTAATGAGAGGCTAACAATAAGAGATATCGTTGTCAGTACTCTGGTTACACGTacactacttttttttttaaatgtaaattattaattttaatactcCTACTAACATGCTGTTGTCTTGAGTAGGTTGGAACTTTTGTCACCTTGGGGACTATTGAAAACATAGATACTGAGCGTGGTTGGCAATATCTAAGTTGCAAATACCACAACAAAAAAGTTATGCCTACAACCAATGTTGATGATGACAACCGTCCTTTGTTCTACTGTAATACATGTGATAAAGAACACATTGATGTCATTCCGAGGTATTTCATCAAAAGCGTACATAATTTAGTATTCTGGTTTTtgttatatgatgtataattatgGTGTACGTTATCCAGtaattactaaatattaaacttttattgGTACCTCaggtttaaattaattgtcCACGTTAAAGATGATACCGGTGAGGcaaactttcttttgtttgatggcAATGCTCAAGTGCTTGTGCGTCGTTCTGCCGCTGAACTCTATGATGAGGTCcagtcaaatttaaataaaagaggAAATTATTACTATATGTATAAATTAGAGTCCTCACTTTTCCATTTTTACTTGTAGAATCTAGATGAAGACTTGTTACCAGAAGCTGTTAGCGACCTTTTTGGCAAAAGAATCCTTTTTGAGGTTTCAGTGGATGCTGATAACATCAAAGGAAAGAGCTCTCATTATGTTGTTCGAATTGCTACTGCTGATCGTGAACTGATTGAGGAATTTGCTGCTTTGCCAGTTAAACAGGTATTGTTCTCATTCGTCTGTATAGTTCATCTAATTCTTACATTATCGTAATACTGATCGGTTAAACTTTTTCCTTATAGGTCCTAATGCTGCAGTCTTCAGATGATATTTCTTCTGGTTCAGGTGGTTTATCAGGAACTCCAttgtctaaaagaaaaagccaagaTGAACAACAAAGTAGCCTAGATGATCAACATTCCGTGAACAAGaaactttttctaaagaaaGTCAAGGGAGAGTAACATAGCTAATGTTACCGATACTTAATCAGACGTATCTTTCTACTATCGTggctttgtttttctttttattttttatgaaactgTTTTACGAATATTGCATTATATCATTGAGGTTCTTACTATTTTTCTATCCAAGgattggataaatcttactattcatggtttaatatttagttagtaCGAGATTTAACTTGAAGATTGAAGATTTACAAcgctattaaaatatgaaatttttgaacTTGTGGCCGAATTAATAATGCTATACACGGTTGTTTCAATCTAAGTATCCATTGTTTACACGGATGTGATCAAATAAATGTTTGATGTGAATTATATTTTGCGGTTGATTACATTTGCATATACATGCGTTCAAAAGAAATTTAATCGATTGACATTCATAAAGGTTTAAGAAAAACTTGAACCGGTTTAGTGTGTTCATTTTTCTAATGAACTTAGCCCATGAGTTATATCGCCCTTACTACAAAATAAAGCCCAAATAGTAAAAATGAGAAATGACAAAAagtaattttgataaaatttaacgGGGTCCAGTTGTCATGTGAAAAGTCACGACCcttcgattcttcttcttctatataaacTGTACACTGACCGAGAAACTGTATCATTTCTCTTCTTCGTAAGCTTTTGTCTCGCCAACTATTACTCAAGTGAGTTCTCTTTCTCTTTAGGGTTTCGTTTACTGTCTATGATAAACGATAAATcgatttttaaatatagtggTTTTGTGTTAGGTTTTGTAGCCATCATTTCATACTACCATTATATTTCGTTATTTATTTTTCGATTATAGGATGTATATATCGTTGGTAATCAATATGAAAAACAGTAGATCGATTCACAAAGAGAaaggaatttagataggttttgTAGCCACGATATACAGATTTCTTCTCTAGATTATCTATGTTGATCTTTCTAGGGTTATTATAATCGCTATTTGAATCGGTGAAAAATTGGAAAACATCATCCGGTTTATTTGTTAtagtattttttgaattttggattAGAAAGTAATCAAATGGTTATTATTGGCTGTTTCATTTCTCatccttttatttttctaaccCGTACTCTTTAAACCTAACATGCAGATCAAGATTTATATCATGGCAGGAAACAAGGATCTCAAAATGAAGGCTCCAATGGTGGAAGATTATGGTTCAAGCGTTGAAGACGCTTTCAAGAAAGGGCGTTTGGAGACAACTCAGCATTACCGAGCGAAGCTGTTCATGTACAAGCAACTCCAACAGGGTCTCATGAAGAAACATGATGCAGAGCTTGAGGTCGAAAGGGTTGCAGGGAAATTGGAACTCTTTGAAGAACTCTTCAATGAGTCTGCATTCACCGAACTCAAGGAGAAGTTGGAGTCTGATCTTGTGCTTGCTACGGCCAAGGTGGCTGATGTGGAGGTCCCGTTAATTGATTGGTACAAGTTGGGTGAACCACAGATGTTTGACTAATCTGTGCGGTTCCTCAATCTGTCcaatttaaaaactttttatgttgttttaatattatgtttaaatatttctgAACTTATTTACTGGTTTGTTAAACCAGTTTTCCCATCTTTATGGTGGGAAATTAAACTTAAGtacttatttataaataaccTATTCCGTTTTatattgtttgtgtttgttattGCATATATTACTTGTTAGATAGTCTGTTTTCAGTAGAGTTTAGTATAGGTTATTTCTATAGTTAGaagaatatatatcattttaatcatGACTTACCCATAGAAAGGATAAAGATAAGCGTGAATAGTTAGATATAGTAGTTAGACACATTGCTGCAGACTTTCACATTTCTCAAGATTTTAAAGCCaattaaacttaataatttgatatattatgaAGTTGATAATTGATTAGAATATATCTTCTAGACAtactataaaatagaaattggtTAATTATAAGTTTCCGTTTTTAACATATCAAATTTTTAGTTGCATTCGAATGAAAGATTTAATTGTCTTTAGGAAGCCATCgataattgattattttgtCATAATCATAAGTTAATAAATTCTGAGATATTAGAATATAATGCGAACTATAAATACAAAGCTTTCATAGCAATTTTTGTTATCTCAAGTTTCCAGAATCTAGGTGATTGTATTGTCAAATTCTCAATCGAGGTATTGTAATGATgatctttttgaaatttttgaacttTATCTGCAGACATGGTGAAAGACTTTGACATGTCAGTATGGACAATTTTCAagagttattaatattttccaGATTAAGTCGCATGCAAAAAAACGTCTAAAAATTTGTTCTTCAATACGAAAACTAATTGGAATATTGTATCGTTTTTAACGGGTTGATACTAGAATGTTTTTCAAGGTCCTTTGATTGTATTAATTAGTCTAATGTGATGGTCAACTTATGAAGGTCAATTTTAAACGGAACAATAAGAATCCGATTGTCAATTTTAAACTATCACTTAATGCGAAGTAAATTTGATCTGGGTCTTAAATATACAAGAGGCCCTTCAAAATATTCATTTCAATGTTACTAATTACTTAATGCGAAGTAAATTTGAACTGGGTCTTAAATATACAATAGGGCCTTCAAATCTGAAAACCCTAAGGTCCCATTAGTGTAAACCTAACTCTATAAATCAAGAAATTGCAAATCCTTAATCAAACGTAGCAATACTTGTTTCTTAGTTTAACATGCAGCCGGGCAAGTATAGTTGGTCAATTTCTATACAGgtttgctctctctctcgagATCCAAACATTAATGCTGAACAttacttttgaaaatttaagaATTTATGCTTTATTTTCTGTTAGGAACTATGCACATTTGATCAAACTTCACAGTCTTCGTATTGTTATGtaagtgatttttatttatcacataaaatatttacatgacTTTTTACGTTTGAAGTACTTCTAGGGAATAACCTGTGGTATTATATTTGGCAGGTTTACGAAAAAGTAGAGAATCATACAGATATTGAATTCCATCATAGACATCGATATCACAATATCATGACATTTATACACAGAGACCAATTTTCATTCGAAATCAACGAAGACCAAGATAAATCCAAGTTTGTGTATTGGATGGAGAATAACAAACAAATACCTCAGGTAGTAAATGTGAAGTCTGCATTTGACGGTGGTGTTTGTAACTTTGTTTGGGATTCAAAAGCTAAATCATTGTCACCAAATATCCAGATTTGAAGTTTGCTACTATATTAAGACCTAATTTTGTACAATTTATTgaataattgttaatattttgttttattttagaaaaaaattggagATTTCTAACTATATAATTAGAGAATCAGCTACGGTAATATTTGGTTCCACCTCCTCTAATATCTATAAGATTATTGATTTGTCGTTTACAAAGAAGGTGAATAACTTGACCTCTATATTATGTACTTGAAATATTTtgagtgtttaaaataaatgtcTTTTCTACCTATTACATGAGATCttaataatcatattttaagaAGATTTGATTGCAAATAAATTGCCTGCTAACGTCAATCATATTTATTAACATTCAATCAATATAAAGTAGTTTCATTGtgataagttaatatataatcTTACCATATGATTGACACCATTTACGGTCTCCGTTTTGTTTTTGGAAGGTGAAGTACTTGACCAGAAAGTAATAGTATgaaatttaaatgaattttatttcttttgtatttattaccaaatatttttatcttccATTTTAGAAACCCGAGTAATTAGGTTGCCATCGCGACTAAAGTCAATTAATCCGCACAAAAGCATTAACTTTTATATTCAAAGTACAAAAGGAAAAATAGTTGTTATCAATTAATATGATATGAATTTTGGAGATTGTGTCGACcttcaaataaaacaaacaaagtaGCAACTTAGAAAATTGaacgaaatatataaataatcatgtaAAAACATAAGTACTTTTACATGCGTTTATAGATAATATCAGATGAAAACTTGAATCTTTAGTTGTTTTTACTCATAGCAAACTCAACAAATTGATTAAGCCTTTCATAGTAGTAACCATGGTTGCATACTCGACCACGTCTTTTCCTTGAGCGGCAACCACAGAGTGTCTCAAGGTTGGCACGAGCTATATAGTAGCCTTGGTTCATGAAGTACGGGATATCAGTCAGAGATTTCTTGACTCTTTCCCAGCATTGATCGGAGGTTGAACGACTTTCCTTCCATCCCAGTTTATCCAAATACTTCTGACCTTTATGAAATCGTTCTACAGCAAGCAGTGACAAACCATAAAGATACGAACCGTCTATATAACCTCCATCCGATGATTGGCGTAAATGATATAGGCCTGCCTGCTCGTCTTCCTTTACGAACAATTGAAGAATGCCCTCAATATAGTGTGCCTCAGGGTTCCCACTCTCAAAGCATAGTTCCTTGAACTCTAAGTGTTTAGACAGCATTTCGGTTGGTTGGGCAGCAAAATATGACAAGGAAATGTTTCTGAAGTAGTTGGTGCGATCTGAGTTGGAGTGATCGTCATTTGAGGACGCAGAATCACCGATGGATATGATGTCATAATTGTTTACCGATGCATCTTCTCCCATCTTCAAAGTAGTGTCTTTCTTCTCGGgaagtataattttttaattaaggtATTGTTTAGAAACAATTGATAATGAGAATGTTGTGAAAGTAATGTAGGAAGTTGTAGGATAGTTAtaaagaataattttatttcttacatGATTTGATTAAACGTGCCAAGAATGCTGTTTACGTGGAAGGAAAAAAATGGTTACCAAGTTGTTATTACCAAGAATGCTAGAAGTACGTGCTAAAAAGGAGAAGGGACGCCACATGCAGAAGGGTCTACACCTTCTAGGCTAAAAGGCTGTGGTATTTGTATTGTCATTTAATAACAGGATATTGTCGTTGATTTTCTTGGCATGCACCAATAGTTAGCATCAAAATAAGTTATGTTAGTAATAAAAAATGTAGAAAGTAAAAATCAATTAGACCAATAATAGTaaccataatatatttatgtttattataaatttgcttatttaaattaagCTGTCAATTTAGGAAATGCAGTAATGGTTGTGATAGAAATAAATTTAGGAAGGCATATATTTTATGCCATTAAGTATAATAAATGTTTCAGAATTACTTCACCATTACTCCTCGCCAGTCTCATATgtataagaatattttgttgctcaaagaaaatatttacttgacttatttatttcatatatgcTCTTATAAGtatgaaattaatttatatgCTCGACCCTTGTGTAGATCATATTGAGCACAAAGAGGTTATAATATCCACTATATTTATTATCTGTTATTAAGTTTTATAAACTCCATGAATTTTCATATTGCTTTTTTGTATACAGCGAAATGGCAGTGATAACCGTGAAGAAATCCATATCTGAAATGATTGAATCAAATTCGGTAAATATTTCGTCCTTTTGATAAATTgacaaaatgtatttttgtataaGGCAAAAGTAATTCTTAacgaaattgttttttaatatgatttgccTTTCAATGTTGGTTCATAGTCTGGAAAGTTTATGGTTGTTGCTAAAATCGAGGCCATTGATTTGGAGAAACCATGGTATTACACGGCCTGCAAAATTTGCACAAGAAAAATGGATAGACTGTCAAATGGTATTGAGGGAGTCAATCAAAATATTCACCAGAATCCTCAATACAATTGCAAAAGATGTGGAAAGGATTTTGACTATGGTATTAACTGGTaagtttatagttttaaatCTTCATACTGGTATACTCTCAATTTGTTATAAGTTCATATACTAATTAGCTTTTATATCTTTAGTTACCACTTGGTTGTACGTGTTAGCGATGAATCAAATGTTGAAGCCAAGTTTGTGCTTTTCAACAATATCGCGGAGAAGCTAATTAGAAGACCTGCGTTTCAGTTGGTCGAAGAGGCTCCTCAGGTATTTGCTTAATTTTTAATAGGGGGAttaaagaatatattattttgatactTTACATCGTAAATGAATACTTATGTTTTATAGGAAAATCCACATTTTGTACCACAATCTCTAACTGAATTGATTGGGAGGAAAATTCTATTTATGCTGACAATCGAATCTAATggtcaaaaagaacaaaattcaGCATATGTTGTTGATTCAGTTGTTGACAATGCAGAAATAATCGAACTCTTTCATCCACatgtaagttttgtttttactcTTATATAAACTATTATTAGTATAGTTACATTttctaacaaaattatttatttatgcagCCACATGTTGTCATATTTCATGATTATGACTCCGATGACGAGTGAGTATTAAAAGAATCATTGCTAATACAAAATGAAGGAAGAAAGTTGAAGTCATTATGCACTTGAAAGTACAAGCGTTTACgcaattactccctctgtttttaaataatacatgttttgagattttcacattttttaataaaacatattaaaatttaattattagtgcatagtttttttgttattttatatttcctatattt
Proteins encoded:
- the LOC130501749 gene encoding uncharacterized protein LOC130501749; its protein translation is MLRFCLLFNTIIILTGIQGTRIHASVGEQLIKKYGEKLHAGDAIVVQLFKVFDAIGEYRTTPHLYKIGFYPTTFVGKALDFPSEIPEKNFADFTDILEGKIDSSCLVDIIGQIVNFGSLENKSIKGKDNMRLLIELRDHSNVKIMCTLWGGYAKQVYDYSMSNMSIMIICIIRFCSIKEWKGVYSISSGFNSTQILLNPTCSLVDEFKLCLPDDSLAITNKDSSQWSVASATSVRARFFVLNERLTIRDIVVSTLVTRWNFCHLGDY
- the LOC130501750 gene encoding F-box protein At2g35280-like; amino-acid sequence: MGEDASVNNYDIISIGDSASSNDDHSNSDRTNYFRNISLSYFAAQPTEMLSKHLEFKELCFESGNPEAHYIEGILQLFVKEDEQAGLYHLRQSSDGGYIDGSYLYGLSLLAVERFHKGQKYLDKLGWKESRSTSDQCWERVKKSLTDIPYFMNQGYYIARANLETLCGCRSRKRRGRVCNHGYYYERLNQFVEFAMSKNN
- the LOC130501745 gene encoding uncharacterized protein LOC130501745, yielding MPTTNVDDDNRPLFYCNTCDKEHIDVIPRFKLIVHVKDDTGEANFLLFDGNAQVLVRRSAAELYDENLDEDLLPEAVSDLFGKRILFEVSVDADNIKGKSSHYVVRIATADRELIEEFAALPVKQVLMLQSSDDISSGSGGLSGTPLSKRKSQDEQQSSLDDQHSVNKKLFLKKVKGE